Part of the Aggregatilinea lenta genome, CGTCGAAAAGCTTGACGAAGCGGTAGCCGGTGGTCGCGTAACCAAGCGCCTCGTAAAAGCGGTGCGCCTCGTCCTTGCGCCCAAAGCCACTCACCAGCCACGTCCCGACGCAGCCATGTTCGCGCGCCAAATCTTCCGCATAGGCAACCAACGCCCGACCGACCCCGTGACGGCGCGCACTCGCATCGGTCACGAGCATCGAAATTTCACCGTGACACCCTACGCGGACCAGCATCTCGCGCAGCCGGAAGCCCATCACGCCGCACACGACGCCGTCCACTTCGGCCACGTACCACCAGTCCACCGGGCTTTGTTCGACCCAGGCCAACCGGCCCACAATCTCGTCGTCGGTCATCTCGACACCCGACAACTGGCACAGCATCGGGCGCACGGCGGGCGCGTCCTCGACCCGCATATGGCGGATCACGGGTGATGATGTCGGCTCGTCACTCATTGAACCATCCACGCGTCCGGTGACTGCGTCATACGCGGGACCGGGACCGGGCTGACCCCAGCCTCGTTAGACACGTACGCTACGGTCGCGGCGGGCGTCGCGGGCGTCTGTTCCAGCTCGGCTGCCACGTTTTGCGTCGCGGCTTCCCCGGTCAAGCTGGCCGTCGGCGATCCGATGGCGTCCAGCTCGGCGGGGCGCGGCTGGACCGGCGCGGCTTCGGCGCGCACGCCGCTCTGCGAAATCAGCGGCAGCACCACCATCACCACCAGCAGCGCCGCGACCATAAAACTCAGGCCCGGCAGCCACGTCGAGCCGGACAGCCCGCCCCGGCGGCCCGAAGTGGCGACCTCGCCCCACACGCCGGCCCAGACGTGGGCCAACTGCCCCTGCGTCGCCTGCCCGAAGGCGGGCATCTCGCGGCGCATCCCGGCGGCGAGGCGTTCCTCGCGGACCAGCGCGGCCCGGCACGACGCGCACGTGCGTACGTGGTTGATCACCTGCGCGACCTGCGCGGGTGCCAGTTGGTCGTGAACGTAGCGGGTCAGCAAATGGGTTACATGACGGCGTCGCATTGCATCACCCAATTTCAACTCAATCACAGCGGTCAGTCTTCAGTGCTTAGCCACTTCCAGCGGCGCAAACTCTGTTTTCCCGTAGGGGGCTTGCTCCGCCCGGTGTTTCATCCGGCATCTCGTAGGGACAATTGGCCTCAACGGTTACAGACTCCACAGTTCTTCGAGTGCGGCCCGATCCGCCCCGGACATCGCCCGGCGTAACTGCTCATGCGCCAGCCGGACCCGGCTTTCGGCGGTCTTCTGCGGGCAGTCCATGATCTCGGCCATCTCGCGGTAGGTCAGGCCTTGCCCATAGCGCAGGGCGACGGCTTCGCGCAGCAGCGGCGAGAGCGTCCCCATCGCGCGGCCCAGCGAATCGCGCAGCTCGCCCCACGCGGCGCGCGCTTCCGGCGACTGCTCGGCAGGCGTCGGCGGCTCTACCCCGATGTTCAGCAGGCTGCTTAGGGCGACGGTCGGCAGCCACTTGCGGCGACGGGCGTTGCGACAGCGGCTGACCGTGATGGTATACAGCCACGTGCGGAACGCGCCGCGCTCCGGGTCATAGCGCTGCAGGCTGCGGAAGGCGTACACCATCGACTCTTGCAGCACGTCCTCCGCGTCCTGCTCGACCAGCAGCACGCTGTAGGCCAGCCGGTACAGGCTGGGCGCGTAGCGCTCGTACAGCGTGGCGAATGCCGATTGATCGCCGCTCTGGCAGCGTGCGATCAACTCCGGCAAATCCGGGTCATTCGTCTGAGTGAGAATGCGTTCGTCGCTCATAGCGTCTATTGTACACACTGCGCCGGTTTATTCCTCAGCCGTGCCCGTCGCGACGCCGTACACGTCGCTGCGGATCCACAACATCACCGTCTGGCCCGGCACCGGCTGAAGCTCCGTGTCGCCCCGGTAGACCCACGCCAGCGCGTCGCGCCAGGTGAGCGCGCGTACCGTCCAGGCGCGCACCAGCACGAGGTCCTTGCCGACATAGGCCGCGCCGAGGTCGTTCGGCATCTGTTCGGCGGGCGTGATCACCGCCGCCGTGCTGACCTCCGGCCCGACGCCGTTCACGAACGTCGTGTTCGGATAATCGTGCAGCGCCCAGGCCAGCGCGCCGCCGTCCGCCTGCGCCGTGATCGGGATCAGGTTCGGCGTGCCATTGGTACGCAGGCTCATTTCGCGCAGGGTATCTTGCAGCTCGCGGATGTCGTCCGTCGCCGGGCTGGGATACCACAGCTCACGCGGGTCGCCGTAATGCAGAGATGCGGCCCGCCCCGCCGATCCTACGCCGAAGATGAGCAGGAACGCCAACGTGCCGAGCGCCGTGCCACGCCATGCCGTGCGCGCCCCCCAGACTGTGCCCACCAGGAAGAACAGCATCGCAACAGCTAGCGGCACCAGGATCACCCACACCAGCCGCTGCTGCATCAGGCCGAGCACGTAGGCGTATACGCTCGCGCCCTGGACCATCACCGTTTCGCCGCTGGTCGAGTCGTGCGTGTAGATGCCGCCGAACAGCTCGCGCGCCAGCGGGCCGAAGTCGGTGATCGTGCCGGGCAACTCCATGAACAGCTTTCCAAGCTGGATCACGCTGATGGCGATGGCGGTCCACAGCCCAAACGTAATCGCGGCGTGCAGGCCCACGCCCCACCCCGGCACCTTAAACAGCGTCCCGGCGGTTTCGGTCAACCAGCGGCAAACCGACAGCCCGACCAGGATCGTCAGCGGCAGCGTGATCCACAGCGCGTGCGCCGCCGTCGCGCCCTGATAGGCCAGCGACAGCACCAGCCCGGCCACGAACCAGCCCGCCAGCGTGCGCTCGAAAAAACCGCCGTTGCGGATGACGTGGTAGCATGCCAGCAGTCCGAAGACGACCATCGCCGGGTCGTAGCGCAGCGCGATCCACAGCGGAAACGCGGCCAGTTGGTCGTCCGGGCGTTCCACGAAACCGCGCAGCCCGGTCCACACGCCGTTGCCGATCACGGACGGGCCGCCGGGCAGCAGCATCAGTCCTGTCCCGACGACGATTACCGTCACGCCCGCCGCCAACGCCCCGCTGCCCCACGGCCACCCGCGCAGCACCTCACGCAGGATGGAGCCGGGCTGCTCGTCGGGGTCCGCACCGGACAGCCACGCGAAGCCCATGCCGAAAAGCAGCAGGAACAGGGTGATGAACCCGGCAGGCTCGGCCAGCAGCGCTAGCGCGGCGACCGCCGCCGTCGCAGCAGCGCCCCATTCGGCGCGGCGCGTCTCGTAGAAGCGCAGCGCCAGCCACGGCGCGACCACGGCCAGCAGTGCCGACCAGATCGCCGGGCTGCTCGTGCGTGAGGCCAGCAGCGCGACCGGCGACACGGCCAGCAGCGCGCTGATGATCAGCGCGGGCAGCGGTCCCAGGTAGCGCCGCCACAGCAGCGGCGCGAGCGCCAGCAGCCAGCCGCCCAACGCGACGGGCAGGCGCGCGGCGAAATCGCCCGGCGTGAAGACGGTGAAGCTGATCGCCTGGAGGAAATAACTCAACGGGCTTTGCGCCAATGCCTCCGTGCCGGGCGCGTCCGGCTCGACGGCGCGCAACGCGGCCAGCGCCCCGTGCGCCTCGGCGTCGTTCAGCGGCGCGTGGCCCAACTGCGCCAGCCGCAGCGCGCCCGCCAACACCACAATCGCCACGATGATCGCGGCCTCCAGCGTGATGCGCACCGTCAGGCCCGCCTCGCGCGCCTGGGGATCGTCTGCGGCAGGGTGTGCCGCCGCGTCGTGTGCCAATACGGTCATCGTCTCTTCCCGTCTCAGTTCGGCGCGACCCGGTAGATCGCCATCGTGTCGTTCTGGCAGACCGGCGTCATCACCTGCGCGAACTTCGCCAGCCCCTGCTGGTAGTCTCGCAGCAGCGACTCGTTGGAGCCGCCCATCGTCGCGATCAACTGGCGCTCCGCGTTGCCGACCACCACGTAATCGATCCCGTAGCGGTCGATAATCGACCACGCCTCGTCCCAGTCGCGCGTGGTGTACAGGTCGCCGATATCGGTCATGCGGTCGCGGAACTCGCCGTTTTCGGTGCGCGCGTCCGTGACTTCTTCATACGTGTCGCCGCGCCACTGCCCCTCATGGTTGGCCCAGCCGAGCAGCGTCGGGACCCCGGTCAGGCCGCTGACCCGCCCGATCTGCGGCTGGTACCCGCAGTTGCAGCTCGATTCGACCAGCACGATCGAGTCCGACTTGGGCACCAGATCCGCGAGGCACATCGTCGCCTCGTATTCGCCGCGCGTGATCATCGACGAACGCCCGTCGAGGGTCAGCGTGTCGGTATTGTTTGCCTCGTACACGCCGCGCGACCGTACCGCGAAGTAGGTGTAGATCAACCCGGCCCCGACCAGCACGATCACCACCGCGCCGAAGGCCACCCGGCCCACCAGCGCCAGCGGCGCGGTATCGTTCGCCGCCTTGCGT contains:
- a CDS encoding RNA polymerase sigma factor, coding for MSDERILTQTNDPDLPELIARCQSGDQSAFATLYERYAPSLYRLAYSVLLVEQDAEDVLQESMVYAFRSLQRYDPERGAFRTWLYTITVSRCRNARRRKWLPTVALSSLLNIGVEPPTPAEQSPEARAAWGELRDSLGRAMGTLSPLLREAVALRYGQGLTYREMAEIMDCPQKTAESRVRLAHEQLRRAMSGADRAALEELWSL
- a CDS encoding zf-HC2 domain-containing protein encodes the protein MRRRHVTHLLTRYVHDQLAPAQVAQVINHVRTCASCRAALVREERLAAGMRREMPAFGQATQGQLAHVWAGVWGEVATSGRRGGLSGSTWLPGLSFMVAALLVVMVVLPLISQSGVRAEAAPVQPRPAELDAIGSPTASLTGEAATQNVAAELEQTPATPAATVAYVSNEAGVSPVPVPRMTQSPDAWMVQ
- a CDS encoding glycosyltransferase family 39 protein, whose translation is MTVLAHDAAAHPAADDPQAREAGLTVRITLEAAIIVAIVVLAGALRLAQLGHAPLNDAEAHGALAALRAVEPDAPGTEALAQSPLSYFLQAISFTVFTPGDFAARLPVALGGWLLALAPLLWRRYLGPLPALIISALLAVSPVALLASRTSSPAIWSALLAVVAPWLALRFYETRRAEWGAAATAAVAALALLAEPAGFITLFLLLFGMGFAWLSGADPDEQPGSILREVLRGWPWGSGALAAGVTVIVVGTGLMLLPGGPSVIGNGVWTGLRGFVERPDDQLAAFPLWIALRYDPAMVVFGLLACYHVIRNGGFFERTLAGWFVAGLVLSLAYQGATAAHALWITLPLTILVGLSVCRWLTETAGTLFKVPGWGVGLHAAITFGLWTAIAISVIQLGKLFMELPGTITDFGPLARELFGGIYTHDSTSGETVMVQGASVYAYVLGLMQQRLVWVILVPLAVAMLFFLVGTVWGARTAWRGTALGTLAFLLIFGVGSAGRAASLHYGDPRELWYPSPATDDIRELQDTLREMSLRTNGTPNLIPITAQADGGALAWALHDYPNTTFVNGVGPEVSTAAVITPAEQMPNDLGAAYVGKDLVLVRAWTVRALTWRDALAWVYRGDTELQPVPGQTVMLWIRSDVYGVATGTAEE
- a CDS encoding GNAT family N-acetyltransferase; protein product: MSDEPTSSPVIRHMRVEDAPAVRPMLCQLSGVEMTDDEIVGRLAWVEQSPVDWWYVAEVDGVVCGVMGFRLREMLVRVGCHGEISMLVTDASARRHGVGRALVAYAEDLAREHGCVGTWLVSGFGRKDEAHRFYEALGYATTGYRFVKLFDEG